The Methanosphaera sp. WGK6 genomic interval TATTAAATATTTAAGATTCAAATAAATCCACAACTTTTTCAAGATTCTCAGGAATATTAATATGCTGAGGACAATAACTTACACACCTATTACATTTAAGACATTCACTTGCCTTTACATTACCAGAATCAGAAATAAAATTTCTATAATACAACACCATAAAATGCTTTTGATCCAACATTTTCTGAGCATTATACAATTCAAAAAACTTAGAAATATTAATATTAACAGGACATGCATCTATACAATAATTACAAGAAGTACATTTAATCTCCATTGTCTTATTAATAATACTTACAGCTTCATCCAAAATAATAAGCTCTTCATCACTCATTTCTTTAAAATTATTCACTGTATGAATATTATCATACACTTGATTAAGCGCATTCATACCACTCAATATCATAAAAACATTATCAAGAGAAAGATTAAACCTCATAGCCCAAGAAGCAATACTACGTTCAGAATCATACTCTTTAAATAATTTTTGTACACCTTCAGGAACATTAACCAAAGCACCACCCTTCAAAGGTTCCATAATACTCACAGGCAACCCATATTTACATGCCACATCATAACACTCCTTAGACCGAATATTATTATCCATCCAATCAAGATAATTAATCTGTAATTGAACAAATTCAATCTCAGGATGATTACCCAACACATCATCCAAAAACTCAGGAGAATCATGACAAGAAATACCAATATGCTTAACCTTCCCACAATCCTTTAAATCCCTAATAAATTTAAAGGGATCAACTTAATAAAATTTGCACTATTCATAGTAGATACATTATGAAGCAAATAATAATCAAAATAATCAACACCACAACGTTCAAGCTGCTTATCAAATATAACTTGCATCTGGCCAACATCCTCAAAATCAAAAAGAGGTAACTTATCAGCAATCACATAACTATCACGAGAATATCTTTCAACAACAGCCTTCCTAAATGACTTCTCACTATTACCACCAAGATAAACATAACCCGTATCAAAATAATTAAAACCATTATCCATAAACAAATCAACCATCTGATTAACCAAATCCTGATTAACACTACTATAATCCCCTTCATCAAACAAAGGCAATCTCATCAAACCAAAACCTAACTTTTTCATTAAAAAAAATACCTCCTCTATTAATAAAATTCAACCCCCACCTATTTAAACATTCCGCCATAAAATACAAACCACATAGCCATACAACAAGAATACAATACAAAAACAAAATTACAACAACTTCTAGAATGAAATATTAGAACCAATACCCTCAAAAACATGAAAAATAAAAAATCAAAAGAAAACCAAAAAAAGAAAACAAACAAGGCTTCTAGAATACCTAAAAATCTAGAAAACCCTGAAAAAATTATCCTACTTTTTCAACACTAATAGGACCATCCCTTGGAGTCCAAGTCATCCTATAAACCCCAGGTTCCATACCCTCATTCTGCCCAGTCTCATTCTCACTCACAGTAAAAATAGAAACATGAACCTCCGTATCAGGATCCTGAGAAGAACCACCACTAGGATTTACATCAGAACCAGAACCAGAAGACACATCTTCAGTCAAAGAAACATTTCCAACAGTCCCATTTGTAGTATTATTTACAGTTAAAACATTAGAACTATCATCACTAACTAAAAAAGAAAAACATCCAATACCAACAAGAACTACAAGAACTACTATAACCAATAATATATTTTTCAAACTTGCCATAATATCACTCCTTACAATGATTATAATTATATATAACTTCAAACTATATAAATCATTCGATAAATCCAATTAAATAATAATTTAACCCATCAAAATCATACAATGAGAATTTAATACTATTATAGTCTATTTAAAAGTCAATTTCACCAATGGTCTCACCATTTTTCGAGTTTCCATACTATATAGTCTATTTTAAACGCTGGCCTTCCTTCACTTTGCATTCGTAATCCTAATTCTTTGTTTCCATACTATATAGTCTATTTTAAACTATTTATGTAATTTTGCATTAGAAACCGCAGAAACATGTTTCCATACTATATAGTCTATTTTAAACGAAACCGAACTGGACAATGTCCGAAGATGAGAAAAGGTTTCCATACTATATAGTCTATTTTAAACTAAGTTATTCACAAAAATAAGAGCATTCAAAATAGGGTTTCCATACTATATAGTCTATTTTAAACTATTATTCATTTCTCTTAGTTCATTTGTCACATTTATGTTTCCATACTATATAGTCTATTTTAAACAAATTTCTAACCACACTAACAGACTATGAAGACGAATGTTTCCATACTATATAGTCTATTTTAAACGGAATTGGAAGTGAAGGGATTTGAACCCTTATATCATGTTTCCATACTATATAGTCTATTTTAAACTCCATCCGTGACAGATTTTCAAATTTTGGTCTTCTTGCCCCGGTTTCCATACTATATAGTCTATTTTAAACTATCGATTATCCTTCATTTTTTCACTTCCATTCCACAGTTTCCATACTATATAGTCTATTTTAAACTATATTCTGTTTGTTGTCCTTCTGGTTTAAACATTCGTTTCCATACTATATAGTCTATTTTAAACTATTATAATTTTCTTGTGAAAGTGTAGCTGAATGTAGTTTCCATACTATATAGTCTATTTTAAACCACATGCATTACGCAAATTTTTTGTAACAGAATTGTAGTTTCCATACTATATAGTCTATTTTAAACTCTTCTCCGTCGTTGTGTGCTGTGTCTAGTTCTAAGCCGTTTCCATACTATATAGTCTATTTTAAACCAGAATCAAACAAAAAATAGAACAAATAGAGAGTGATTGTTTCCATACTATATAGTCTATTTTAAACAGTATTTGAGGATGGAAACACAAGAATAGTATTAAAGTTTCCATACTATATAGTCTATTTTAAACTCTTTGATTTCCTCATGATTAAAAACAGAATTATAATCGTTTCCATACTATATAGTCTATTTTAAACGTATTGTACAATTCTTGCTTATGCAAGTTATAAGTTAGTTTCCATACTATATAGTCTATTTTAAACACAAGAGCAAAAATAAGACAAAGCTTAGAATAAAAAAGTTTCCATACTATATAGTCTATTTTAAACTTTGTTTATTTTTCTCGTGATTTTCTCACGAGAAGCAGTTTCCATACTATATAGTCTATTTTAAACAATTAGGGGGTAATTAATAATGATATATAATGATTTATGTTTCCATACTATATAGTCTATTTTAAACGAAGCCATTCGGAAAATATTAACTGATTTCATTGATGGTTTCCATACTATATAGTCTATTTTAAACTACATATTATTCAGTTGCATAGATTTGCTATCACGGGTTTCCATACTATATAGTCTATTTTAAACGAAGTATTGGATTTAAAGCTAAAAACTTCACAGATAATGGTTTCCATACTATATAGTCTATTTTAAACGGATCTGTTGTAGTTGTTCCTTTGTCGACTTGGTATTTAGTTTCCATACTATATAGTCTATTTTAAACACTAAATAACAAGTTGCAACACAACAACACACAACAACTAGTTTCCATACTATATAGTCTATTTTAAACGAGGCCGTACAAATAGTTTTCTTTGTCGTCCTCGCTGTTTCCATACTATATAGTCTATTTTAAACTTTAATAAGCAATGTCGAAAAATGGCAGGATTTACTGTTTCCATACTATATAGTCTATTTTAAACGTATAGGAGCTTAATATAGTAATAGAAATCATATGTGGTTTCCATACTATATAGTCTATTTTAAACCAAATATTTTTTTACTTAATTGTTTATTTTCTTCTTCTGTGTTTCCATACTATATAGTCTATTTTAAACGTTGAAACAATTAAAGATATACCAACCCGTGATGATTGTTTCCATACTATATAGTCTATTTTAAACAATAAAGAACTTACTTCAATTTTCACAAAACAAGAATGTTTCCATACTATATAGTCTATTTTAAACTTGTTACTCTGTCCTTTCTTATGTCGTCATACTCAAGTTTCCATACTATATAGTCTATTTTAAACGCAAGAATTGTATAATTCAATAGTTGACAATGTCAAGTTTCCATACTATATAGTCTATTTTAAACTCTCAACTTTCCTATTTTTCGCTGAGTTGATATATACGTTTCCATACTATATAGTCTATTTTAAACCCTCACCCCCTCAATAATAGGAAGTGAAAAAAATGAAGTTTCCATACTATATAGTCTATTTTAAACGAGTAGTAACGATTGATTTTTTCTTTTTCTGAATCACGTTTCCATACTATATAGTCTATTTTAAACCAATTATTTCGTTCAGAAAATACAATGAATGAAATATGTTTCCATACTATATAGTCTATTTTAAACCCAATCTTTTCCTTCTACTGCATGACCAGTTGCACGGGTTTCCATACTATATAGTCTATTTTAAACATGCTTTCTATTACTATATTAGCACTGCATAGTATTGTTTCCATACTATATAGTCTATTTTAAACTCTTTTACGGTTTCTCCTTTACTTCCAAGTTTTAAATGTTTCCATACTATATAGTCTATTTTAAACGATATTCATAACTTAATGATATAACATTATCAAATATAGTTTCCATACTATATAGTCTATTTTAAACATTTTTGTGTAAGTAGAGTATATATGAGAAATTACAGAGGTTTCCATACTATATAGTCTATTTTAAACTTTTTGTTAACACAGAATTTACTATTACAGCTACACTCACGTTTCCATACTATATAGTCTATTTTAAACGAGTATGCAATTAGGCTCTGATTTTGAATTAACAATGTTTCCATACTATATAGTCTATTTTAAACTAAATGCCCTTTATACTCCTTATATTGAACAGGAAAGTTTCCATACTATATAGTCTATTTTAAACTATGAGTTGTGTAGTATCTGCTGTTGTTTGACTAGTGTTTCCATACTATATAGTCTATTTTAAACACATAACAGAACTTGAAGAAATCAAAGCAACAATAAAGTTTCCATACTATATAGTCTATTTTAAACTTCATTAAAATGGCTTGTGAACCGTACTTTATCCCACCCAGTTTCCATACTATATAGTCTATTTTAAACTTGCATCAAAACTTGTTTTGAACAAATTAATATCACTGTTTCCATACTATATAGTCTATTTTAAACTCTTTCCTTCTTGCTCCACGGATTGAAGAGGATGAAATGGTTTCCATACTATATAGTCTATTTTAAACACTAGCATGAGACCAGTCCATACATGCTCAGGTAATGGTTTCCATACTATATAGTCTATTTTAAACTTTCAGGAGTTTCTTTTTTATCCTGTTCATATAATGAAGTTTCCATACTATATAGTCTATTTTAAACATGTACTATTATTTTTTCAATAGCACTAGCCACAGGGTTTCCATACTATATAGTCTATTTTAAACGGAATCCATCACGGCACATACACCCCTGAAGGAGAATGTTTCCATACTATATAGTCTATTTTAAACGCCGGAATTTTTTCCGTATTTTTATTATTTATGAGTTTAGAATGCTCAAAAATAGTAGTTATTTTTGTCTACCTCCAATAGTGTATAAACTAGGGGAGGTGGACCTAGAGTATAAAATTTATTGGATTTTTTTCAATCCCAATTATCTCTCTATTAATATATTTTTCAGGTATATTATATATAATTATTGAATCTTCATCCTCATCAATTAATTCTTTAAGTTTTTGGATTATTGTTTTATATTGTGATTTTGTTATTTCTCCCTCAAAAACGGAGTTTTGAATCCATGTTAGATATGTTTTTAAGAATTTATATACTTTATGTACTCTATGTACATTTATATCATATATTATTAGAATATACATTTTACCACCATGTTTTAAAACTTTCATATGTTTTATCTTCTAACATGTGTTTAATTAATTTATATCCTTCTAATCTTATAAGATATCTGTAGGATACTTTTTTATTTAATGTTGGATGTTTTATTGTGGTTTTCAGTTTGTTATTATATTCTTGAATGAACTTTTCTCGTCCTTTTTTGTTAAGATATACTCCTGCATCATGTGTAAAATGTTTTTCATTAATCATGTTTGTATTTACTAATTTGAATATTGTTCTACTTACTATTAATGGTTTGAATATATCTGCTAGATCACATGCTAGAGAAAATCTTCTTTCACGTGGTTCATGTAGAAAGCTTATTGAGGGATGAAGATAAGTATGGTATATTTCTGAGAGTGTTGTTGTATATAGTAATGAGTTACCAAATGAAATTAAAGAATTCATTTCATTTGTAGGTGGTCTAAATTCTCTTTTTTGTATGGGGAATTTTTTAGTTATTTGATTGAATGATGGATAGTATGTTTGCCATAGTTTTCCTTCAGAGCTCAGTATTTTATTTATATTTCCATCAAGTATTGGTTCTTTTTCTAATTGTTCAATGTAATCATTTAAATTTTTTCCCTTCTTTTTATAGTATTTTAATGTTTTTATCATATTATGTTTCATTCCATTAACCATTTCATGTGCAATGAAACATCGTTTTTGATTATTATCATAAGTTAATGCTTGTTTTACTACAATCATTCCAGAATTCAAATTTATTCTTGGATAAAGTGATCCTGTATAATAACCATATTTATTAAAAAAATTAACTATGATTTTTTCATGTTGTAATAATGTTATTGCACCTGATTTTAATGATACTTTGTCATAGCAATTTATTTCATTGATAGCATGGATTGGTATACTTATATCCATATCTTTATTTTTAAATTTAAGTGTATTTTCTTTTCTATATAGAATTCCCATAGAATTTAGATGTAATGTTTCCTTAATATAATCACCCTCTTAAATCATGCATAATTCATTATATGAACATCTTTTACAATATGGTTTTTGTTCTTCTTGAGGTGGTTTTTCTTGTGTTGCTATTTGTTTGATATTTTGGAGTATTTTCTCAATTTTATCTATAATTTCATCAGTTAGTATTATAGGGATTCGTTTTCTTTCTTTTGGAAAAACAAGCATGCCTTCAGCATCTATCCCTGCTTTTTTCAAAATATATAAATAATAATAAAGTTGATATTTTGCACCTATTGTGAGTTTACTTGATTTTTTCACTTCAAAAACTGTTAATTTATCATTTGTTTGTATGAAATCAAATACTACATTATCTATTCTTATTTCCTTTTTTTCTCGTTTATAACTAGTTTCATGAATTAATTTTCCGATATCAATATCATCATTATCATAATTCATATTTATTTGATTTAAATAAAGCCATAATTCGCGAGGACAGGTCATATAATATTGTATCATTACACCTGTTATTTCAGAAGTTTT includes:
- a CDS encoding aldo/keto reductase; protein product: MRDLKDCGKVKHIGISCHDSPEFLDDVLGNHPEIEFVQLQINYLDWMDNNIRSKECYDVACKYGLPVSIMEPLKGGALVNVPEGVQKLFKEYDSERSIASWAMRFNLSLDNVFMILSGMNALNQVYDNIHTVNNFKEMSDEELIILDEAVSIINKTMEIKCTSCNYCIDACPVNINISKFFELYNAQKMLDQKHFMVLYYRNFISDSGNVKASECLKCNRCVSYCPQHINIPENLEKVVDLFES
- a CDS encoding aldo/keto reductase, coding for MKKLGFGLMRLPLFDEGDYSSVNQDLVNQMVDLFMDNGFNYFDTGYVYLGGNSEKSFRKAVVERYSRDSYVIADKLPLFDFEDVGQMQVIFDKQLERCGVDYFDYYLLHNVSTMNSANFIKLIPLNLLGI
- the cas2 gene encoding CRISPR-associated endonuclease Cas2, with product MKVLKHGGKMYILIIYDINVHRVHKVYKFLKTYLTWIQNSVFEGEITKSQYKTIIQKLKELIDEDEDSIIIYNIPEKYINREIIGIEKNPINFIL
- the cas1b gene encoding type I-B CRISPR-associated endonuclease Cas1b, with product MGILYRKENTLKFKNKDMDISIPIHAINEINCYDKVSLKSGAITLLQHEKIIVNFFNKYGYYTGSLYPRINLNSGMIVVKQALTYDNNQKRCFIAHEMVNGMKHNMIKTLKYYKKKGKNLNDYIEQLEKEPILDGNINKILSSEGKLWQTYYPSFNQITKKFPIQKREFRPPTNEMNSLISFGNSLLYTTTLSEIYHTYLHPSISFLHEPRERRFSLACDLADIFKPLIVSRTIFKLVNTNMINEKHFTHDAGVYLNKKGREKFIQEYNNKLKTTIKHPTLNKKVSYRYLIRLEGYKLIKHMLEDKTYESFKTWW
- the cas4 gene encoding CRISPR-associated protein Cas4, giving the protein MMKTSEITGVMIQYYMTCPRELWLYLNQINMNYDNDDIDIGKLIHETSYKREKKEIRIDNVVFDFIQTNDKLTVFEVKKSSKLTIGAKYQLYYYLYILKKAGIDAEGMLVFPKERKRIPIILTDEIIDKIEKILQNIKQIATQEKPPQEEQKPYCKRCSYNELCMI